A single Callithrix jacchus isolate 240 chromosome 4, calJac240_pri, whole genome shotgun sequence DNA region contains:
- the GNMT gene encoding glycine N-methyltransferase, with protein sequence MVDSVYRTRSLGVAAEGLPDQYADGEAARVWQMYIGDTRSRTTEYKAWLLGLLRQHGCQRVLDVACGTGVDSIMLVEEGFSVTSVDASDKMLKYALKERWNRRHESAFDKWVIEEANWMTLDKDVPQPAGGGFDAVICLGNSFAHLPDCKGDQSEHRLALKNIASMVRAGGLLVIDHRNYDHILSTGCAPPGKNIYYKSDLTKDITTSVLTVNNKAHMVTLDYTVQVPGAGQDGSPGLSKFRLSYYPHCLASFTELVQAAFGGKCQHSVLGDFKPYKPGQAYIPCYFIHVLKRTD encoded by the exons ATGGTGGACAGCGTGTATCGGACCCGCTCCCTGGGGGTGGCAGCCGAAGGGCTCCCGGACCAGTACGCGGATGGGGAGGCAGCGCGTGTGTGGCAGATGTACATCGGAGACACCCGCAGCCGCACCACCGAGTACAAGGCATGGCTGCTGGGGCTGCTGCGCCAGCACGGCTGCCAGCGGGTGCTCGACGTGGCCTGTGGTACCGG GGTGGACTCCATTATGCTGGTGGAAGAGGGCTTCAGCGTGACAAGTGTGGATGCCAGTGACAAGATGCTGAAGTATGCGCTTAAGGAGCGCTGGAACCGGCGGCATGAGTCTGCCTTCGACAAGTGGG TCATCGAAGAAGCCAACTGGATGACTCTGGACAAAGATGTGCCCCAGCCAGCAGGGGGTGGCTTTGATGCTGTCATCTGTCTTGGAAACAGTTTCGCTCACTTGCCAGACTGCAAAG GGGACCAGAGTGAGCACCGGCTGGCGCTGAAAAACATTGCAAGCATGGTGCGGGCAGGGGGCCTGCTGGTCATTGATCATCGCAACTACGACCACATCCTCAGCACAGGCTGTGCACCCCCGGGGAAGAACATCTACTATAAG AGTGACTTGACCAAGGACATCACAACATCAGTGCTGACAGTGAACAACAAGGCCCACATGGTGACCCTGGACTACACAGTGCAGGTGCCAGGGGCTGGCCAGGATGGCTCTCCTGGCTTGAG TAAGTTCCGGCTCTCCTACTACCCGCATTGTCTGGCATCCTTCACGGAGTTGGTCCAAGCAGCCTTCGGGGGCAAGTGCCAGCACAGCGTCCTGGGCGACTTCAAGCCTTACAAGCCAGGCCAAGCCTACATTCCCTGCTACTTCATCCATGTGCTCAAGAGGACAGACTGA